The following are from one region of the Pectobacterium actinidiae genome:
- a CDS encoding AvrE-family type 3 secretion system effector, which yields MQKIQHVQPGLSTSEIAPATLAKTSLSQSTSTSASQKGAQSLVQQGLHDKNKPPELEQGSRSSVKSQDSRSTTLRELFSSEGMRQGLPRDSLASGGPIQSFSRFGDTPMLSRESSLSGRYLEHNDSFHTASSSLRHSESGSDSERFFTPRESLSPTHSHRAPIAEEPSISITRGRDRLSFQSQPSPLLRDSASSASTPDFGVKIDHHGKLQLGKALPEALTTLLQQTIGKNSQPFVAHHENQDAQQHALADKSGRLFVIQSDGNQHIALHSSGRSAMPTGKLSANNVQLASTPERISVKTTSGESTSVPLSGRMNHELLTGVHRQPDSASGAGEQLRLHDGKLFALNTEFGVWQKTSDVAHSQLSRQGDGQLYAVKDDHTLSNLSSGSVSSTFSDKITAFSANQNGQSAVLTEQDHLTQLHLMSSLEATPQPVDLKLESGEPVYAKAVGLTAEHLLITDNDGKLYHAPLPEAGEPHVTLTPASTPELNAVLGDDHRITGFAHDERGQTQALATDRQGQKHVAPLGQSGLSPTPGWNLSDSLVVDNKLGLTTTALAAKDTLDLGRLGQIGLQDGKVQFYNGNTKNWEASSVEASQLKRGLDNQAYTLKDGEITPLSINQKSDTFTHGDNTVFALPQVRMTPSAGTALPGIDKDDGVSAMAVINRNKFIAVDKQGDLHFHQIKPGTDKIAAPPLALPKNGLSGEIQDITLDHQQTLFVLNKDGQLFQLPKTDWQNAANHDSAQWQQVKTPVEGKVSSLSTDAQHHLQVAHDEHELHTQQGNAWKTTVPKGEASLPAEPRDAETVFGRLDVATKGMKIPLTGVTVKADVQVLGKTGEESQQVKSKLSDLVRAHIVSFTLDMPRPIKTFADHVQHQFNGREGLKPVYDMQTELLKKLDTTASQPQGTVTDLATKIDKLDLGEKGKPLVSLLKQFHTELESSSSKAALLIGRQQGVVNDNGVMNTEGKPASLHSREKDLAPMLLAAMESHPSSKTSTAATLLKTFVDSKTPLAQKPNSEAFGQQRDTSDALSLAKTRLVLDTLVLGDLHKLTDRIDALSGTSPGEAALASMMKELNALRQGDYGENPVKKMTDMGFTNHKSLEADYDSVKTFMKAFRKEENAVSVTSKTVMQATSQTDMIDKMKSTVLSLDSNESIAFNRTYGGGASMSFVVSGTPLPFPPVPGGGVSGERNYNLSFSRGENGINVAFERSGGITGKVSYSGGYDVSEYLAGKTSAQMTQDINSKHSFAPDVRASFGVSASLQVAQQNALNFTLSEEELPGFIDGLSSGTINPLALLDKGEQHSVKAGKTVSFNLDGNGALELRGGINLTEKGAAPTSATLRGSVGLTASVNVLSGSSASSVAQGEKSTTYTESDNRLRFLSQGAMGANATLSAGAARTTPDGTVPFFTSASIGVNVAVDSRTNQSISLGMKKAEPLEKKDIDALTKTLNSAFNDPASQLLIDSVKKIAEPDDQLAILSQHFAGKTAKTDDQHQGLMSLQKLNVRQDVAQRDGATLDSVKHTTSYTNLSKLTENGLFQVIGNHLFSSLPPSNADRINQLIADNPALKDIVSRLQDNDRASVTVALELKDDVREKIEKGIQNKTHGKDDVIALFKDGNNLRLASIDVSKAVKKSEGFNTPAVIINASSSAGVSMNKLLGSVSFSYGQDQTVPQSYKLSGEIAKANPATANALQQLQQEGLQING from the coding sequence ATGCAGAAAATCCAGCATGTTCAGCCCGGCCTATCCACGTCGGAAATTGCACCTGCCACGCTAGCGAAAACATCGTTATCGCAGAGCACGAGCACCAGTGCGAGCCAGAAAGGCGCGCAGTCTCTGGTTCAACAAGGTTTGCATGATAAAAATAAACCGCCCGAACTGGAGCAGGGAAGCCGTAGTTCGGTGAAGAGCCAGGACTCACGCTCGACCACCCTGCGCGAGCTTTTCTCATCGGAAGGGATGCGCCAGGGTTTACCGCGTGATTCGCTGGCATCGGGCGGACCGATCCAAAGCTTTTCCCGGTTTGGCGATACGCCGATGCTTTCTCGTGAAAGTAGCCTGTCTGGCCGTTACCTTGAGCACAACGATAGTTTTCATACCGCATCCAGTTCACTGCGCCATAGCGAGTCTGGTAGCGACAGCGAGCGATTCTTCACTCCGCGAGAGTCCCTTTCTCCCACTCACTCACATCGTGCGCCGATCGCCGAAGAGCCGAGTATATCCATAACCAGAGGCCGCGATCGGTTAAGTTTTCAGAGTCAACCATCGCCGTTACTCCGTGACTCTGCGAGTTCTGCGTCCACACCTGATTTTGGCGTTAAAATTGACCACCATGGCAAACTTCAGCTTGGTAAGGCGTTGCCGGAAGCATTGACCACGCTGCTGCAACAGACTATCGGGAAAAATAGCCAGCCGTTCGTCGCTCATCATGAAAATCAGGATGCGCAGCAGCACGCGTTAGCCGACAAATCAGGGCGGCTGTTCGTGATTCAAAGCGATGGAAATCAGCATATCGCGCTCCATAGCAGCGGCCGCAGTGCGATGCCAACAGGCAAGCTGAGTGCGAATAACGTACAGTTAGCGTCCACGCCGGAACGTATTTCTGTGAAAACAACCTCCGGCGAATCTACGAGTGTGCCGCTATCCGGGCGTATGAACCACGAACTGTTAACCGGTGTCCACCGACAGCCCGATTCCGCGTCAGGCGCGGGTGAGCAACTGCGTCTTCATGACGGCAAGCTCTTTGCGTTAAATACCGAGTTTGGCGTCTGGCAGAAAACCAGCGATGTCGCCCACAGCCAGTTATCCCGACAGGGGGATGGCCAACTGTATGCAGTCAAAGACGACCACACGCTGAGCAACTTGTCGTCGGGCAGCGTGTCATCCACCTTCAGCGATAAGATTACGGCGTTTTCTGCCAATCAGAACGGGCAATCGGCCGTGCTGACCGAGCAAGATCACCTTACGCAGTTGCATCTGATGAGCTCGTTGGAGGCCACACCGCAGCCTGTGGATCTCAAACTGGAAAGCGGCGAACCGGTATATGCGAAAGCGGTGGGGTTAACCGCAGAACACCTGCTGATTACCGATAATGACGGCAAGCTTTACCACGCACCGCTGCCTGAGGCGGGTGAACCGCACGTCACATTAACCCCGGCCAGCACGCCAGAACTGAATGCGGTGCTGGGCGACGACCATCGTATTACCGGATTTGCCCATGATGAACGCGGTCAGACGCAGGCGCTCGCCACCGATCGTCAAGGACAAAAACACGTCGCGCCTCTGGGGCAAAGTGGGCTGTCGCCAACGCCGGGATGGAACCTGAGCGACAGTCTGGTGGTGGACAATAAACTGGGGCTAACCACGACGGCACTTGCGGCGAAAGACACCTTAGATCTAGGACGGTTGGGACAAATTGGGCTACAGGACGGGAAAGTCCAATTTTATAACGGCAATACCAAGAACTGGGAGGCGTCCAGCGTTGAAGCCAGTCAGCTAAAGCGCGGGCTGGACAATCAGGCTTACACGCTGAAAGACGGTGAAATCACGCCGCTGTCTATCAATCAGAAGTCAGATACGTTTACGCACGGCGACAACACCGTATTTGCGCTGCCGCAGGTGCGTATGACGCCGTCTGCGGGCACCGCGCTCCCCGGCATTGACAAGGACGATGGCGTCTCGGCGATGGCGGTGATCAACCGTAATAAATTTATTGCCGTCGATAAGCAGGGCGATCTGCATTTCCACCAAATCAAGCCAGGAACGGATAAGATCGCCGCGCCACCGCTGGCGTTGCCTAAAAATGGGTTGTCCGGTGAGATACAGGACATCACGCTGGATCACCAGCAAACGCTCTTTGTCTTGAATAAAGACGGGCAGCTTTTTCAACTGCCGAAAACCGACTGGCAAAATGCAGCGAATCACGACAGTGCGCAATGGCAACAGGTGAAAACGCCAGTAGAGGGCAAGGTGAGTTCGTTGAGCACAGACGCACAGCATCATTTGCAGGTTGCGCATGACGAGCATGAATTACACACCCAGCAAGGGAACGCGTGGAAAACGACTGTGCCAAAAGGAGAGGCATCGTTACCCGCAGAGCCTCGTGACGCAGAAACGGTGTTTGGCCGGCTGGATGTGGCGACAAAGGGCATGAAGATACCGTTAACCGGAGTCACGGTTAAGGCCGATGTTCAGGTTCTGGGGAAAACGGGTGAAGAGTCGCAGCAGGTTAAAAGTAAACTGTCCGATCTGGTCAGAGCCCATATTGTCTCGTTCACGTTGGACATGCCGCGACCGATAAAAACCTTTGCCGACCATGTTCAGCACCAGTTCAACGGGCGTGAAGGCCTGAAACCGGTGTACGACATGCAGACCGAATTACTAAAAAAACTGGATACGACGGCCAGTCAGCCGCAGGGAACGGTGACGGATTTGGCGACGAAGATCGACAAGCTGGATCTGGGGGAGAAAGGGAAACCGCTGGTTAGCCTGTTAAAACAGTTCCATACCGAACTGGAAAGCAGCTCGTCCAAGGCGGCATTGCTTATCGGCAGACAGCAGGGCGTCGTGAATGATAACGGCGTGATGAACACGGAAGGCAAGCCCGCCAGCCTGCATAGCAGAGAAAAAGATCTGGCTCCGATGCTGCTGGCGGCGATGGAAAGCCATCCATCATCAAAAACAAGTACCGCTGCGACGCTACTAAAAACCTTCGTAGACAGTAAAACGCCACTAGCCCAAAAGCCGAATAGCGAAGCGTTTGGGCAGCAGCGGGATACCAGCGATGCGCTGTCACTGGCAAAAACGCGACTGGTGCTGGATACCCTGGTGCTGGGAGACCTGCATAAGTTGACCGATCGAATCGATGCGCTATCCGGCACATCGCCGGGTGAGGCGGCACTGGCATCGATGATGAAGGAACTTAACGCGCTGCGGCAGGGAGATTACGGCGAAAACCCGGTTAAGAAGATGACCGACATGGGGTTCACCAATCATAAGTCGCTGGAGGCGGATTACGATTCGGTTAAAACCTTTATGAAGGCGTTCAGGAAAGAAGAGAACGCCGTCAGCGTAACCTCAAAAACCGTGATGCAGGCGACCAGCCAGACGGACATGATCGACAAAATGAAGTCGACCGTGCTGTCGCTGGATAGCAACGAAAGTATTGCCTTTAACCGAACCTATGGCGGCGGGGCATCCATGTCGTTTGTGGTCAGCGGTACACCGTTGCCTTTCCCTCCGGTGCCGGGCGGTGGCGTCAGCGGTGAACGAAATTACAACCTGAGTTTCTCCCGTGGTGAAAACGGCATCAATGTCGCTTTCGAACGTTCGGGCGGCATTACCGGGAAAGTGAGCTATTCCGGCGGATACGACGTCAGCGAGTATCTGGCAGGGAAAACCTCGGCGCAGATGACGCAAGACATTAACAGTAAACACAGTTTTGCACCGGATGTCCGTGCTTCCTTCGGCGTATCCGCCAGCCTGCAAGTCGCACAGCAAAACGCCCTGAACTTTACCCTCAGTGAAGAGGAACTCCCCGGATTTATTGACGGCCTGTCGAGCGGCACGATCAACCCGCTTGCCCTGTTGGATAAAGGGGAGCAGCACAGCGTTAAGGCGGGTAAAACGGTCAGCTTCAATCTGGATGGTAATGGGGCGTTGGAACTGCGTGGTGGCATCAACCTGACGGAAAAAGGCGCGGCACCCACCAGTGCCACACTACGCGGATCCGTCGGCCTGACGGCGAGCGTCAATGTGCTGTCTGGTAGCAGTGCGTCCAGCGTCGCGCAAGGTGAGAAATCCACCACCTATACAGAGTCGGACAACCGCCTGCGCTTCCTGAGTCAGGGAGCGATGGGGGCCAACGCGACCCTCAGCGCGGGTGCTGCCAGAACCACGCCAGATGGCACCGTCCCGTTCTTTACTTCGGCCAGCATCGGGGTGAATGTGGCGGTAGATTCGCGCACGAACCAATCGATCAGCCTGGGCATGAAGAAAGCCGAACCGCTGGAGAAAAAAGATATCGATGCGCTGACTAAAACGCTGAACTCTGCCTTTAACGATCCTGCCAGTCAGCTCCTGATCGACAGTGTGAAAAAAATCGCAGAACCGGACGATCAGCTTGCCATCCTGAGTCAACATTTTGCGGGTAAAACGGCAAAAACCGACGATCAGCATCAGGGATTGATGAGCTTGCAAAAATTGAACGTGCGGCAGGATGTCGCGCAGCGTGATGGCGCCACGCTCGATAGCGTCAAGCACACAACGTCCTACACCAATCTCAGCAAGCTGACAGAAAACGGGCTGTTTCAGGTTATCGGTAACCATTTGTTTTCTTCTCTGCCACCGAGCAATGCCGATCGCATCAATCAACTGATCGCCGACAACCCGGCACTGAAGGATATCGTGAGTCGCTTACAGGATAACGACAGAGCCTCGGTGACGGTTGCACTAGAGCTAAAAGACGATGTGCGGGAAAAGATCGAGAAGGGTATTCAGAACAAGACGCACGGCAAAGATGACGTCATCGCGCTGTTTAAAGATGGCAATAATTTGCGACTTGCCAGCATTGACGTCTCGAAGGCGGTGAAGAAGAGCGAGGGGTTCAATACCCCGGCGGTCATCATCAACGCGTCAAGCAGCGCGGGCGTCAGTATGAATAAACTGCTCGGCAGCGTCAGCTTTAGCTACGGACAGGATCAAACCGTACCGCAAAGTTACAAACTGAGCGGCGAGATTGCCAAAGCCAATCCGGCTACTGCCAACGCATTGCAACAGCTTCAGCAGGAAGGCCTGCAAATTAACGGTTAA
- a CDS encoding pectate lyase, which yields MADMTITLSIQPGAGLSSTGLNSPLSGSNSGASPRSAQQDSQLMEALGTLLSALLPNAQNTPSSTDGGTQSQPGAGNSSSSALGQNGSPADMLMKLLETLIQGKNGQDAGNPLSSGTAGGNGGASPLAGSSGTGGASGTQNPENLSRSLLQDSAGSALDNAISPTADGGGQLSSNDLLKALLELIGNLMDSQKGEFGQPQEKGQSQGGGAPSVGAPQASSGGGSGSPAAPSSPVGGNGGAAPAPLTAAPTRVDGGSTTSPTTSTAGAGPVAFPKASGDATVVNDTIKVGPGEVFDGGGKTFTAGSKLGDGGQAEGQKPVFELAPGATLKNVVFGDNAADGVHVRGDAKIDNVHWTNVGEDALTVKSNTGKPANVEITNSSAQGASDKIFQLNADANLTIDNFKAKDFGTFVRTNGGQQGNWNLNLSNIDAENGKFSFVKSDSEGLNVKGSNINLTNVNNHYKVPDSANLQVN from the coding sequence ATGGCTGATATGACGATTACGCTCAGCATACAACCCGGCGCAGGACTGTCATCGACAGGTCTTAATTCCCCACTTTCGGGCAGTAACAGCGGAGCTTCACCGCGTTCTGCACAGCAAGATAGCCAACTTATGGAGGCGCTGGGCACATTGCTCAGCGCGCTCTTGCCTAATGCACAGAATACGCCATCCTCAACCGATGGCGGCACGCAGAGCCAGCCAGGTGCAGGCAACAGTAGCAGCTCGGCGTTAGGGCAAAACGGCAGTCCTGCCGATATGCTGATGAAACTGCTGGAAACACTGATTCAGGGCAAAAATGGTCAGGACGCGGGAAACCCTCTCTCTTCCGGTACGGCAGGCGGCAACGGCGGTGCTTCACCGCTGGCGGGTTCATCCGGCACGGGCGGCGCAAGCGGTACGCAAAATCCAGAAAATCTGAGTCGCTCTCTACTGCAAGATTCGGCGGGCAGCGCATTAGACAATGCCATCAGCCCAACGGCAGACGGAGGGGGACAACTGAGTAGTAACGATCTGTTGAAAGCGCTGCTCGAATTGATCGGTAATCTGATGGATTCACAGAAAGGTGAGTTCGGTCAGCCGCAAGAAAAAGGACAATCACAAGGTGGTGGCGCGCCGTCTGTGGGCGCACCGCAGGCTTCATCCGGTGGTGGCTCTGGGTCACCTGCTGCGCCGTCTTCACCCGTTGGCGGTAACGGTGGCGCAGCACCTGCTCCACTAACGGCCGCCCCAACCCGCGTTGATGGCGGTTCAACGACATCACCCACGACGTCAACAGCAGGCGCTGGCCCGGTTGCATTCCCAAAGGCCAGCGGTGATGCCACTGTGGTCAATGACACTATCAAAGTTGGCCCCGGTGAAGTCTTTGATGGCGGAGGTAAAACCTTTACCGCTGGCAGCAAATTAGGCGACGGCGGCCAGGCTGAAGGTCAGAAGCCAGTATTTGAACTGGCTCCGGGCGCAACGCTAAAAAACGTGGTGTTTGGTGATAATGCAGCGGATGGCGTACACGTTCGCGGCGATGCCAAAATTGACAACGTACATTGGACCAACGTGGGTGAAGATGCGCTGACGGTGAAATCCAACACGGGTAAACCTGCCAATGTTGAAATCACCAACAGTAGCGCTCAGGGCGCTTCCGATAAGATTTTTCAGTTGAACGCGGATGCCAACCTGACCATCGATAATTTCAAAGCGAAAGATTTCGGTACGTTTGTTCGCACCAACGGCGGACAACAAGGTAACTGGAACTTGAACCTGAGCAACATTGACGCAGAAAACGGCAAGTTCTCGTTCGTGAAAAGCGACAGTGAAGGGCTGAACGTCAAAGGTAGCAACATCAACCTGACGAACGTCAATAATCACTACAAAGTGCCGGATTCCGCCAACTTGCAGGTGAATTAA
- a CDS encoding ABC transporter ATP-binding protein gives MNNVFFNKFFIISVGFVCLQQILVGLSTYFIGRAGENINLSSFGAFFYTGLFFFSIFIAYFLGSVSLFYRVKLSNSLWQKYYLSTLESVSRNHSLSTDENKKLTQLWLSGEALSTFDEVGFEFVEILAIYFNVIFTTIALFVILGVELAGVIVFCMLFSVMLLFLAKGKIGGLAGNMQNDKITTLHFLSKIWDSMFYGDRERLASAQSLTREKASIYFKRKESYKLLEQIISCTPILISIPLLVGFSYYQVSVNEVAIGALVAVLPRSLQLFQNIHAASMSTSQILLLKRKVTKLYSFSTTLKGYDYLANIDPVKLSITNLYNGNEINVQDILGDNFIDRNPNGRILIMGTNGAGKSSLIKYLKSQHSDALFFGPGIDIDDDTVPGSTGQKQLYQLESLSGIRNRIILLDEWDANLDAFNTSEIDERLNILSLSNLIIEIRHKVQ, from the coding sequence ATGAATAACGTTTTCTTTAACAAGTTTTTTATAATCAGCGTTGGCTTTGTCTGCCTTCAGCAAATACTTGTTGGATTATCGACCTATTTTATTGGTCGAGCTGGAGAAAATATTAATTTAAGCTCCTTTGGGGCTTTTTTTTATACTGGGTTGTTCTTTTTTTCTATTTTTATTGCTTATTTTTTGGGTTCGGTGTCTTTATTTTATCGTGTTAAATTATCGAATTCGCTGTGGCAAAAATATTATCTATCAACTTTGGAAAGTGTTTCTCGTAATCATTCACTTTCGACGGATGAGAATAAAAAATTAACTCAACTATGGCTCAGTGGTGAAGCGCTTAGCACTTTTGATGAGGTTGGCTTTGAGTTTGTTGAGATTCTCGCCATATATTTTAACGTCATTTTCACTACTATCGCACTATTTGTCATTTTGGGCGTGGAGTTGGCTGGGGTTATTGTATTCTGCATGTTATTTTCAGTCATGCTCTTATTTCTGGCAAAAGGAAAGATAGGGGGATTGGCTGGAAATATGCAAAATGATAAAATCACGACATTGCATTTTTTGAGTAAAATATGGGATAGCATGTTCTATGGTGATCGAGAGCGTTTGGCTTCTGCACAGTCATTAACCCGAGAGAAAGCGTCTATTTATTTCAAGCGAAAAGAGTCGTACAAATTATTGGAGCAGATAATTTCCTGTACGCCTATTCTTATTTCTATTCCATTATTGGTAGGGTTTTCATATTATCAGGTTTCAGTGAATGAAGTCGCTATCGGTGCGCTGGTTGCTGTACTGCCAAGAAGTTTACAGTTGTTCCAGAACATTCATGCTGCAAGTATGAGTACAAGCCAGATTTTATTGTTGAAGAGAAAAGTTACAAAATTGTATTCCTTTTCTACAACACTCAAAGGTTATGATTATCTTGCTAACATTGATCCTGTGAAATTGTCAATTACCAATCTTTATAATGGGAATGAGATAAACGTACAGGATATCTTAGGTGACAATTTCATTGATCGTAATCCTAATGGAAGGATATTGATCATGGGGACGAATGGCGCAGGTAAATCATCGCTCATAAAATATTTGAAGAGCCAACATTCCGATGCTTTATTTTTTGGTCCTGGCATTGATATAGATGATGACACAGTGCCTGGCTCCACAGGACAAAAACAATTGTATCAACTTGAATCATTATCAGGGATACGGAACCGTATTATCCTTTTAGATGAGTGGGATGCAAATCTAGATGCTTTCAACACAAGCGAAATTGATGAGCGACTCAATATTTTGTCACTAAGTAACTTAATCATCGAAATACGCCATAAGGTACAGTGA
- a CDS encoding aKG-HExxH-type peptide beta-hydroxylase yields MLSILGKQELVKNVYLLSQPFLGDKSVKNTHELKPFYLKFIQKHQPYQPVNVSENIIVVDDEKINALKNAYQPSKLDDLNQLKMIGDKHSVERYRELSELIIKGYNQLSSSNADIKLIFALVIHTIFFRKSTNEFNTASFGGSSSTAIGSIWISGHGDLTSHDVAEFLLHELTHHLLFIDERCHEQFNYQEIVKPENYSMSALLGKRRPLDKVVHSILVSHEILNARRNYLESDMVTIHPATDILKNNTMNSIAETLAMKNLNDLITQRTRDFLLKAQNNLSHEV; encoded by the coding sequence ATGTTAAGTATCCTTGGTAAGCAAGAGTTAGTTAAAAATGTCTATCTTTTATCCCAGCCATTCCTCGGGGATAAATCAGTTAAAAATACTCATGAGCTTAAACCATTCTATTTGAAATTTATTCAGAAGCACCAGCCTTATCAACCTGTTAACGTGAGCGAGAACATCATTGTTGTCGATGATGAAAAAATAAATGCGCTAAAAAATGCCTATCAACCAAGCAAGCTTGATGATCTAAATCAATTAAAAATGATAGGCGATAAGCATAGTGTTGAGAGATACAGAGAACTTTCTGAACTCATTATAAAAGGGTACAATCAACTATCCAGTAGCAATGCTGATATTAAGTTAATCTTTGCTCTGGTTATCCACACAATTTTTTTCAGGAAATCTACTAATGAATTTAATACTGCATCATTTGGTGGTTCTTCTTCAACTGCAATAGGCAGTATCTGGATTAGTGGTCATGGCGACTTGACATCTCATGATGTCGCAGAATTTTTGTTGCATGAATTGACGCACCATTTGTTATTTATTGATGAGCGGTGCCACGAGCAATTTAACTATCAGGAAATCGTTAAGCCTGAAAATTATTCAATGTCTGCTCTACTTGGGAAAAGAAGGCCATTGGATAAAGTTGTGCATAGCATTCTTGTCTCTCATGAAATTCTCAATGCGCGCAGAAATTATCTTGAATCAGATATGGTTACAATTCATCCTGCTACTGATATATTAAAGAATAATACAATGAACTCTATTGCAGAAACACTAGCAATGAAAAATTTGAATGATTTAATAACCCAAAGAACCAGAGATTTTTTATTAAAAGCTCAGAACAATCTTAGCCATGAGGTGTGA
- the tnpA gene encoding IS200/IS605 family transposase → MSSYRSSAHVFWRCKYHLVWTPKYRYKILTGTVGKELYRSIYILCNMKDCEILELNVQPDHVHLVVMVPPKLSISTLMGVLKGRTAIRLYNKFPHIRKKLWGNHFWARGYFADTVGVNEEIIRRYVRHQDKKDQEYEQQMELLQD, encoded by the coding sequence ATGAGCAGTTATAGAAGTTCAGCACATGTGTTTTGGCGTTGCAAATACCACTTGGTTTGGACCCCAAAATATCGCTACAAGATTTTAACGGGCACAGTAGGGAAAGAGCTTTACCGTTCGATTTACATACTTTGCAATATGAAAGATTGCGAGATATTGGAACTAAATGTTCAACCAGACCATGTTCATCTTGTCGTGATGGTTCCACCGAAACTCTCAATTTCAACGCTAATGGGCGTCCTGAAAGGGCGCACGGCAATTCGTCTCTACAATAAATTCCCGCATATAAGAAAGAAACTGTGGGGCAATCACTTTTGGGCTAGAGGATACTTTGCGGACACGGTGGGAGTGAACGAAGAAATTATCAGACGTTACGTGAGGCATCAGGATAAGAAAGACCAAGAATACGAACAGCAAATGGAGTTATTGCAGGATTAA
- a CDS encoding harpin HrpZ family protein — protein MLNSLGGGTSLQITIKASGNGDLFQPQSSQNGASSSQSALGGQLSNIAEQLSDIMTSMMFMGSMMGGGMGSSLGGLSGGLLGQGLGGGLGGLGSSLGGLGGGLLGGGLGGGLGSSLGSALGSGLGGALGAGMNAMNPAAMMGSLLSSALEDLLGGGMSQQQGGLFGNKQPTSPEISAYTQGVNDALSAILGNGLSQTKGQTSPLQLGNNGLQGLSGAGAFNQLGNTLGMSVGQKAGLQELNNISTHNDSPTRYFVDKEDRKMAKEIGQFMDQYPEVFGKPEYQKDNWQTAKQDDKSWAKALSKPDDDGMTKGSMDKFMKAVGMIKSAVAGDTGNTNLHARGNGGASLGIDASMIGDRIVNMGLQKLSS, from the coding sequence ATGCTTAATTCTCTTGGTGGCGGTACTTCTCTGCAAATCACGATCAAAGCAAGCGGTAACGGCGATTTATTTCAACCTCAGTCTTCACAAAATGGCGCATCGTCGTCGCAGTCAGCACTGGGTGGTCAGCTTAGCAACATCGCAGAACAGCTGTCCGACATTATGACATCCATGATGTTCATGGGCAGCATGATGGGTGGTGGCATGGGTAGCAGCTTAGGCGGACTGAGTGGTGGTTTACTGGGACAAGGATTGGGCGGCGGGCTCGGTGGCTTGGGCAGCAGTTTAGGTGGACTCGGTGGCGGTTTGCTGGGCGGTGGCCTGGGCGGCGGTCTCGGCAGTAGCCTTGGCAGTGCGCTCGGCAGTGGTTTGGGCGGGGCGCTAGGTGCGGGTATGAATGCCATGAACCCAGCCGCGATGATGGGCAGCCTCCTGTCTAGCGCCCTGGAGGATCTGCTGGGCGGTGGTATGTCACAACAGCAAGGTGGGCTTTTCGGCAACAAACAGCCAACGTCGCCGGAAATTTCTGCGTATACCCAAGGCGTAAACGATGCGCTGTCCGCGATTTTGGGCAATGGTCTGAGCCAGACGAAAGGGCAAACGTCACCGCTGCAATTGGGCAACAACGGCCTGCAAGGCTTGAGCGGCGCGGGTGCGTTTAATCAGCTGGGCAACACACTGGGGATGAGCGTTGGGCAAAAAGCCGGTTTGCAGGAACTGAACAACATTAGCACGCACAACGACAGTCCGACGCGTTACTTCGTCGATAAAGAAGACCGTAAGATGGCGAAAGAAATTGGTCAGTTTATGGATCAATATCCTGAAGTCTTCGGTAAACCGGAATACCAGAAAGATAACTGGCAGACGGCAAAGCAGGATGACAAATCCTGGGCGAAAGCGCTGAGCAAGCCGGATGATGATGGCATGACCAAAGGCAGCATGGATAAATTCATGAAGGCGGTCGGCATGATCAAGAGCGCGGTAGCGGGCGATACCGGCAATACCAACCTGCACGCTCGCGGCAACGGCGGCGCGTCTCTGGGCATTGATGCGTCGATGATTGGTGACCGTATCGTTAATATGGGGCTGCAAAAGCTCTCCAGCTAA
- a CDS encoding type III secretion protein encodes MSEPAAEFDNQHDFLTALETTPAACWTVQPGVTLWFTAVSARQATLTLTLAPARHYPGMLRQILQRRFLEADALFAISLSLDEQQHLRLRRPLSTFTDSAMAIDETVAFGRSADALNHEKVMCFRAYGGN; translated from the coding sequence ATGAGTGAGCCAGCAGCGGAATTCGACAATCAGCATGACTTTCTCACGGCGCTGGAAACGACGCCGGCCGCTTGTTGGACGGTACAGCCGGGCGTCACGCTGTGGTTTACGGCTGTGTCGGCGCGGCAGGCGACGCTCACCTTAACGCTGGCTCCTGCCCGACATTACCCCGGAATGCTGCGGCAAATTTTACAACGTCGCTTTCTGGAGGCTGACGCACTGTTTGCTATTAGCCTGAGCCTGGATGAACAGCAACATCTGCGGTTACGTCGGCCATTATCCACATTCACTGATTCAGCGATGGCAATCGACGAAACTGTGGCGTTTGGCCGGTCTGCCGACGCGCTGAACCATGAAAAAGTCATGTGTTTTCGTGCGTACGGGGGGAACTGA
- the hrpT gene encoding HrpT family type III secretion system protein, whose product MNHKALSAALIALLLSACNAPRQVANCASVTCRPQPETRQLIIWWQPDLRSGPADYSRVSVDE is encoded by the coding sequence ATGAATCATAAAGCACTGTCCGCTGCGCTGATAGCACTCTTGCTGAGCGCCTGCAATGCCCCGCGCCAGGTCGCCAACTGCGCCTCGGTGACCTGCCGTCCGCAGCCGGAAACGCGGCAATTAATCATCTGGTGGCAGCCCGATTTGCGTAGCGGCCCGGCGGATTACAGCAGGGTCAGCGTGGATGAGTGA